A genome region from Polypterus senegalus isolate Bchr_013 chromosome 7, ASM1683550v1, whole genome shotgun sequence includes the following:
- the LOC120532072 gene encoding piggyBac transposable element-derived protein 4-like → METSEREELFEVLETSTDLEKQPTADTNAFPLNLSTDVKWLEIPLKGKLVLREEGAVPDYERTFSSCAAASASSSRASDALCADSSFAFNSYEGELDDSSSTSGLSDTSANNSDIDFSDLEEDPPDLQTDDGDDDCSAPTFWGEPGQPISIEEFTSSCGPRLALPEEADARDYFRLLFPDSLFEHIVLQTNSYALYRQRKNGKSDPNWRATDIREMQAYIGLNILMGINQLPDYGMYWATDIFIGNAGFKKTMTARRFEKLNQNIQLCDREREPSRGQPSYDGLYKIRPLLDVVQRAMWDVYGPNRCLTIDEGEICVKGRFSVAQYMPSKPISKGLKVWMLCDSKSGYCHRANIYVGRSNDDLGGVGCHVVKSLIRGLEGKYHHIFLDSFFTSVPLVQKLLKLGLYMCGTTLQDRKGFPDTLKLKNIGKLAQGEFCQCQHGNILATVMRDTKVISCLSSNASPGIVGISQEKQRDGKVCRVPRPLPLLLYQENMCGVDLCNQLRECYPIGQPCKKWWRYFLWFYLNICIVNSFIILRENRKGSPLPGFTGKQFTQRHFRIRLAQQLIGDYQGTRGVERATRKRHSDSPVEYGHRLERMSERSRRCRNCTNKGLRHESVFGCKICNVHLCRGGCFAEFHK, encoded by the coding sequence ATGGAGACAAGTGAAAGAGAAGAGCTTTTTGAGGTTTTAGAAACGAGCACCGATTTGGAAAAGCAGCCCACAGCAGACACGAACGCGTTTCCCCTCAACCTGTCGACCGATGTCAAGTGGTTGGAAATTCCACTTAAAGGCAAGCTGGTGCTGAGGGAGGAAGGGGCGGTGCCCGACTACGAGCGCACCTTCAGCAGCTGTGCCGCCGCCTCCGCCTCCTCTTCGCGGGCATCTGATGCGCTGTGCGCCGATTCGTCCTTCGCCTTCAATTCTTATGAGGGCGAGCTGGATGACTCGTCATCAACCAGCGGCTTATCGGACACTTCGGCCAATAATTCAGACATCGATTTCTCGGACTTGGAAGAAGATCCTCCTGACCTGCAAACAGATGACGGCGACGACGACTGCAGCGCCCCGACTTTCTGGGGCGAGCCTGGCCAGCCCATCAGCATCGAGGAGTTCACATCCAGCTGTGGCCCCCGGCTCGCGCTGCCGGAAGAGGCAGATGCCCGGGATTACTTCAGGCTTCTGTTCCCAGACTCTCTCTTTGAGCACATCGTGCTGCAAACTAACAGTTACGCGCTTTATAGGCAGAGAAAAAATGGCAAATCCGATCCCAATTGGAGAGCAACAGACATCAGGGAGATGCAGGCTTATATTGGACTGAACATTCTTATGGGCATTAACCAGCTGCCAGATTATGGCATGTATTGGGCTACTGACATTTTTATAGGCAATGCAGGCTTTAAGAAGACCATGACTGCCCGACGGTTTGAGAAGCTAAACCAGAACATACAATTGTGTGATCGGGAAAGAGAACCATCCCGTGGGCAGCCCAGTTATGATGGGTTGTACAAAATTCGCCCCCTTTTGGATGTTGTGCAAAGGGCAATGTGGGATGTTTATGGACCAAACAGGTGCCTCACAATAGATGAAGGCGAAATTTGCGTAAAGGGTCGCTTTTCAGTTGCTCAGTACATGCCTTCAAAGCCCATTAGCAAAGGACTGAAAGTGTGGATGCTGTGTGACTCTAAGTCAGGGTATTGTCATCGGGCCAATATATATGTTGGACGTTCTAATGATGACTTGGGTGGAGTTGGCTGCCATGTGGTCAAATCCCTTATAAGAGGTCTGGAGGGGAAATATCACCACATCTTCCTTGACAGCTTCTTCACCTCAGTACCTCTGGTGCAGAAGTTGCTTAAGTTGGGTCTATATATGTGCGGCACAACACTTCAGGATCGTAAAGGGTTCCCAGACAcactaaaactgaaaaatattggcAAACTAGCCCAAGGAGAGTTTTGTCAGTGCCAGCATGGTAATATTTTGGCCACAGTTATGAGAGACACAAAAGTGATCAGCTGTCTGTCTTCTAATGCTTCCCCTGGCATTGTGGGTATCAGTCAGGAAAAACAGAGGGATGGAAAAGTCTGTAGAGTTCCACGTCCTCTGCCACTGCTCTTATATCAGGAGAACATGTGTGGCGTCGACCTCTGCAACCAGCTAAGGGAGTGCTACCCAATAGGCCAACCCTGCAAAAAGTGGTGGCGCTACTTCCTGTGGTTCTATCTAAACATCTGTATTGTCAACTCTTTCATTATACTGCGTGAAAACCGTAAAGGTTCCCCACTACCTGGTTTCACTGGCAAGCAGTTCACTCAGAGACATTTTCGTATACGGCTTGCCCAGCAGCTGATAGGAGACTATCAGGGCACTAGAGGTGTGGAGAGAGCCACTCGAAAGAGGCACTCTGATTCACCAGTGGAGTATGGCCATCGCCTTGAGCGCATGTCTGAACGTTCCCGAAGATGTCGAAACTGTACCAACAAGGGATTGCGCCATGAAAGTGTGTTTGGGTGCAAAATATGCAATGTTCATTTGTGCCGTGGGGGCTGCTTTGCAGAATTTCATAAATAA